Proteins co-encoded in one Vicinamibacterales bacterium genomic window:
- a CDS encoding glycoside hydrolase family 28 protein, producing the protein MTGISRRRFVTAAAAALAAARAPAWLDAWQDDLWSTAAEILRRITDPAFPARDVDITAHGATEDGATDCTAAIRAAIEACRAAGGGRVVVPPGRFLTGAIRLRSHVNLHLREGATLAFRPDADAYLPLVLTRFEGTELMNYSPLIYALDETNVGISGAGTLDGQANAQNWWSWRTDQAEARNRLLQMATDGVAPEQRRFGPGASRLRVNFVQPYRCQNVLIEGVRIVNSPMWEVNPVLCTNVTIRGLHISSHGPNNDGCDPESCRDVLIERCTFDTGDDCIALKSGKNDDGRRLHTPIENVIIRDCDMKDGHGGVTIGSEISGGARNIFAEKCRMDSPRLDRVLRFKNNAARGGVIERVAMRDITVGEVAEAIVAADFFYEEGRNGKYTPILRDVDVRSVTSRKSKYAFMLRGFAEAPITNIRVSDCRFDGVASPDVLEGVKDLVLKNVRVNGQRRDETLSR; encoded by the coding sequence ACGACCTGTGGAGTACGGCCGCCGAGATCCTGCGGCGGATCACCGATCCCGCGTTCCCGGCGCGCGACGTCGACATCACCGCGCACGGCGCCACCGAAGACGGCGCCACGGATTGCACGGCGGCGATCCGCGCCGCGATCGAGGCCTGCCGCGCCGCCGGCGGCGGACGCGTGGTCGTGCCGCCAGGGCGCTTCCTGACCGGCGCGATCCGGCTGCGATCGCACGTCAATCTGCACCTGCGCGAAGGGGCGACGCTGGCCTTTCGCCCCGACGCCGACGCCTACCTGCCGCTCGTGCTGACGCGTTTCGAGGGCACCGAGCTCATGAACTACTCGCCGCTGATCTACGCACTCGACGAGACGAACGTCGGCATCAGCGGCGCCGGCACGCTCGACGGGCAGGCGAACGCCCAGAACTGGTGGAGCTGGCGAACCGACCAGGCGGAGGCGCGCAACCGGCTGCTGCAGATGGCGACCGACGGCGTGGCGCCCGAGCAGCGGCGGTTCGGCCCGGGCGCGTCGAGGCTGCGCGTCAATTTCGTCCAGCCCTACCGCTGCCAGAACGTCCTGATCGAAGGCGTGCGCATCGTCAATTCGCCGATGTGGGAAGTGAACCCGGTGCTGTGCACGAACGTGACGATCCGCGGGCTCCACATCAGCAGCCACGGGCCGAACAACGACGGCTGCGACCCCGAGTCGTGCCGCGACGTGCTGATCGAGCGCTGCACGTTCGACACCGGCGACGACTGCATCGCGCTCAAGTCGGGGAAGAACGACGACGGCCGGCGCCTGCACACGCCGATCGAGAACGTCATCATCCGCGACTGCGACATGAAGGACGGCCACGGCGGCGTGACGATCGGCAGCGAGATCTCCGGCGGCGCGCGCAACATCTTTGCCGAGAAATGCCGCATGGACAGCCCGCGCCTCGACCGGGTCCTGCGCTTCAAGAACAACGCCGCGCGCGGCGGGGTGATCGAGCGCGTCGCGATGCGCGACATCACCGTCGGCGAAGTGGCCGAGGCGATCGTCGCCGCCGATTTTTTCTACGAGGAAGGGCGCAATGGCAAGTACACGCCGATCCTGCGCGACGTCGATGTGAGGAGCGTCACCAGCCGCAAGAGCAAATACGCCTTCATGCTGCGCGGCTTCGCCGAAGCGCCGATCACCAACATCCGCGTCAGCGACTGCCGCTTCGACGGTGTCGCGTCTCCAGACGTGCTCGAAGGAGTGAAGGACCTCGTCCTGAAGAACGTCCGCGTGAACGGCCAGCGGCGCGACGAGACGCTGTCGCGCTGA
- a CDS encoding FGGY-family carbohydrate kinase, whose amino-acid sequence MPLYLGFDSSTQSLTATVIETGRGRREIVFEHAINFDETFPEFDTTNGVVRGHDGVTVTTPPALWVAALDRMAGILAGSGVDLTRIAAISGSGQQHGSVYLTADATQALASLDPDRPLVDQITPVLSRRVSPVWLDCSTGADCAVLTRALGGGAAVAALTGSRAYERFTGAQIHKFAEQEPAGYARTDRIHLVSSFMASLLAGRHAPIDPGDGAGMNLMDLAARTWAPRALDAAAPDLARRMPEIKDSWAVVGTLAPYWQTKYGFGPAKVIAWSGDNPCSLIGLGLIEAGQLGISLGTSDTVFGPVVKPVHDPQGTGHVFGSPAGGYMALTCFANGSLARERVRDLHRLDWSGFSRLLADTAPGNGGGMLAPWFVPEITPPVPDAQPRWKDVAPTDAPRAVRAVVEGQAMAMRIHSRWIAPTVSTIRVTGGAAENAAILQVIADVFDAELVRIAPRNAASLGAALRAFHADCLASRTPRPWHDVIDGFTDPNLRVTPDAAAAAIYKERLPEYERFTSG is encoded by the coding sequence ATGCCTCTCTACCTCGGCTTCGACAGCAGCACGCAGAGCCTGACCGCTACCGTCATCGAGACCGGCCGCGGCCGCCGCGAGATCGTCTTCGAGCACGCGATCAATTTCGACGAGACGTTCCCCGAATTCGACACGACGAACGGCGTCGTGCGCGGTCACGACGGCGTGACGGTCACGACGCCGCCGGCTCTCTGGGTGGCGGCGCTCGACCGCATGGCCGGCATCCTGGCCGGGAGCGGCGTCGACCTGACGCGCATCGCGGCGATTTCCGGTTCCGGCCAGCAGCACGGCAGCGTCTACCTGACCGCCGACGCGACCCAGGCCCTCGCGTCGCTCGATCCGGACCGGCCGCTCGTCGATCAGATCACGCCGGTGTTGTCCCGCCGCGTCTCTCCCGTCTGGCTCGACTGCAGCACGGGCGCCGATTGCGCGGTGCTGACCCGCGCGCTGGGCGGCGGCGCCGCCGTCGCGGCGCTCACCGGCTCCCGCGCCTACGAGCGTTTCACCGGCGCACAGATCCACAAATTCGCGGAGCAGGAGCCGGCGGGTTACGCGCGCACCGATCGCATCCATCTCGTCAGCTCGTTCATGGCGTCGCTGCTCGCCGGCCGTCACGCGCCGATCGATCCGGGCGACGGCGCCGGCATGAACCTGATGGATCTGGCGGCGCGGACCTGGGCGCCGCGCGCGCTCGACGCGGCGGCGCCTGATCTCGCGCGGCGGATGCCGGAGATCAAGGACTCGTGGGCGGTCGTCGGCACGCTGGCGCCATACTGGCAGACGAAATACGGCTTCGGGCCGGCGAAAGTGATCGCCTGGTCTGGCGACAACCCGTGTTCGCTCATCGGGCTCGGCCTGATCGAGGCCGGCCAGCTCGGGATCTCGCTCGGCACGAGCGATACCGTCTTCGGTCCGGTCGTCAAGCCCGTTCACGATCCGCAGGGCACGGGCCACGTGTTCGGATCGCCGGCCGGCGGCTACATGGCGCTGACCTGTTTCGCGAACGGATCGCTGGCGCGCGAGCGCGTGCGCGACCTGCACCGCCTCGACTGGAGCGGCTTCTCGAGGCTGCTCGCGGATACGGCGCCCGGTAACGGCGGCGGCATGCTGGCTCCGTGGTTCGTCCCGGAAATCACGCCGCCGGTGCCCGATGCGCAGCCTCGCTGGAAGGACGTTGCGCCCACCGACGCGCCGCGCGCCGTGCGCGCCGTCGTCGAAGGGCAGGCGATGGCGATGCGGATCCACTCCCGCTGGATCGCGCCGACGGTCTCGACGATCCGCGTCACCGGCGGTGCGGCGGAGAACGCGGCGATCCTGCAGGTCATCGCCGACGTCTTCGACGCCGAACTGGTCCGCATCGCGCCGCGCAACGCCGCGTCGCTCGGCGCGGCGCTCCGCGCCTTCCACGCCGACTGCCTGGCCAGCCGGACGCCGCGCCCGTGGCACGACGTCATCGACGGCTTCACCGATCCGAACCTGCGCGTGACCCCGGATGCCGCGGCCGCCGCAATCTATAAAGAACGGCTGCCCGAGTACGAGCGGTTCACCTCGGGCTGA
- a CDS encoding Gfo/Idh/MocA family oxidoreductase: MKGPSRRTFLKTAMAGGVAAAAAPQVLLTAGSQAQAPAVAPSDRIHIALIGAGGQGSSDTRTAVRVPGVELVAVADCYDGRLARAKEVWGGSIATTRDYREILARRDVDAVIIGTPDHWHAAIAIDAMQAGKDVYVEKPMVQRIDDGAGVIAAAAATTRILQVGSQRVSSIIYAKARALYRSGVIGELNMVEAWINRNSALGAWQYTIPPDASPQTVDWDRFLGRAPKRPFDATRVFRWRNYRDYGTGIPGDLFVHLFTGIHFVLDAIGPTRVLATGGLRFWNDGRDVPDVMLGLYDYPKTAAHPAFTLTLRVNFADGSGGSEGFHFIGSEGVLTIGGAGVTVSRKPRASEPGYSIDTFPQAMQQRIVDEYRAKYPPQSTLATTSDEVYTAPSGYSDQYDHFVTFITAMRSRQPVTEDATFGFRAAAPALLSNDSYFEAAPIAWNPETMQRGRA; this comes from the coding sequence ATGAAAGGTCCATCCCGCCGCACGTTCCTCAAGACCGCCATGGCCGGAGGCGTCGCGGCCGCCGCGGCGCCGCAGGTCCTGCTGACGGCCGGGTCTCAGGCACAGGCGCCGGCGGTCGCCCCCTCCGATCGCATCCACATCGCGCTCATCGGGGCCGGCGGGCAGGGCTCGTCGGATACGCGGACGGCGGTGCGCGTGCCCGGGGTCGAGCTGGTCGCCGTCGCCGACTGCTACGACGGGCGGCTGGCGCGGGCGAAGGAAGTGTGGGGCGGCAGCATCGCCACGACCCGCGACTACCGCGAGATCCTGGCGCGCCGCGACGTCGACGCGGTCATCATCGGCACGCCCGACCACTGGCATGCCGCGATCGCGATCGACGCCATGCAGGCCGGCAAGGACGTCTACGTCGAAAAACCCATGGTCCAGCGCATCGACGACGGCGCCGGCGTGATCGCGGCGGCGGCGGCGACCACCCGCATCCTGCAGGTCGGCAGCCAGCGGGTCAGCTCGATCATCTACGCCAAGGCACGCGCGCTCTATCGTTCGGGTGTCATCGGCGAGCTGAACATGGTCGAGGCGTGGATCAATCGCAACTCGGCGCTCGGCGCCTGGCAGTACACGATTCCACCGGACGCGTCGCCGCAGACCGTGGACTGGGATCGCTTCCTCGGCCGCGCGCCGAAGCGTCCGTTCGACGCGACGCGCGTCTTCCGCTGGCGGAATTATCGCGACTACGGCACCGGTATCCCGGGCGATCTGTTCGTGCACCTCTTTACCGGCATTCACTTCGTGCTCGACGCCATCGGCCCGACACGTGTGCTGGCCACCGGCGGGCTGCGGTTCTGGAACGACGGGCGCGACGTCCCCGACGTGATGCTCGGCCTCTACGACTACCCGAAGACGGCCGCGCATCCGGCGTTTACGCTGACACTCCGCGTCAACTTCGCCGACGGCTCCGGCGGCAGCGAGGGCTTCCACTTCATCGGCAGCGAGGGTGTGCTCACGATCGGCGGGGCAGGGGTGACCGTGTCGCGCAAGCCGCGCGCCAGCGAACCGGGCTACTCGATCGATACCTTCCCGCAGGCGATGCAGCAGCGGATCGTCGACGAGTACCGCGCGAAGTATCCGCCGCAGTCGACGCTCGCCACGACCAGCGACGAGGTCTACACCGCGCCGTCAGGCTACAGCGATCAGTACGATCACTTCGTCACGTTCATCACCGCGATGCGCAGCCGCCAGCCGGTCACCGAAGACGCGACCTTCGGGTTTCGCGCCGCCGCGCCTGCGCTGCTCAGCAACGACAGCTATTTCGAAGCTGCGCCGATTGCCTGGAACCCGGAGACGATGCAGAGAGGCCGAGCCTGA